Below is a genomic region from Medicago truncatula cultivar Jemalong A17 chromosome 3, MtrunA17r5.0-ANR, whole genome shotgun sequence.
ATAACgtttgaacaacaattttcacgTATTGGCTTTGCCATAAAAATAGGCCAAAGTTGATCAACGACTACAAATTCGAATTTTAGTGtgatgaaaagaaaagaggaaaaagcAATGAAGGATGCaggcaaatgcaaatgcaatcTGGCAAGAAAGGAATGCCATGTCAGCAGATGCCAGTGTAGATGCACGCGCGTGATCACATTAACTCCAACACCTTTATATACCTCTGTTTTCCCCCTTGTTCCCTTCTCATTCACTCACTCTTCTTCTAAACTCCCAAAGCGTGCTTTCTCTTTTACACAACCAATCAATTACACCTTCAcgttttcttcttccatttccaCACAAAACACAACCGCCTTTTTCTAAAAACCTAATAATACTTTCTTTTTTACCCTGTTTCTTACTTCATCTTTTCATTTCTTAGTTCAGTTTTATTAAACCATGTATAAGTTTGAGAATACTCATATAGAAAAACGTTTTCACAACAACTTTGAAAATCATTCCTTCTCTTCCACACTGCTCGACCAAATTTACCGTTCCATCGACGAAGGAGACAGAAAAGTTTCTGATATGAAGTTCTATACAGAAACAACATTTCAAAAACAGAGCAAAACCAATGCTAAATTCAACAGAGTTTTTGAAGAACAGCAACCATATCTTCGCGGTGtttgtaaagaaaaagaaaaaatcacaaCACAAATAGACAGAAAGTTGCATCTTGATCATGAGATTCATGACCAAGATGTTATGTTTTTCAGCTCAACTTCAAGTTCTTCAGATTCAAGTGGTTTATTATCATCCTCCTCCGAAACAGAATCAATGTACAAAGCCAAATCACGAGGTGGTTCGTGTTTCGCTCCTTCAAGGCCTAAGCCGGTGAAAACAACCGTTCCTCCAGAGAGAAGAATCATTGCAAACGATGAAGATAccttaatcaaatcaaaatcaagagCGTTGAAGATTTACAACAATCTCAAAAAAGTGAAGCAACCCATTTCACCAGGTGGAAAACTCACAAGTTTTCTCAACTCTCTCTTCATAAacacaaagaaaacaaaaactgTTTCGTCTTATGAAGACTCAAATGCAGAGAGGAAAGGTAAACCAGGACAAGCTTCAACAACTTGTTCTTCGGCTTCTTCGTATTCACGTTCTTGTTTGAGtaaaaattcatctaaatcaaGAGATAAATTACACAATGGTGATAAAAGAACGGTCCGTTTTTACCCGGTGAGTGTGATTGTTGATGAAGATAATCGAGCTTGTGGtcataaatatttgaataaagGAGTTacaaagaagaatgaagaagttGTGGACAAGAGTAAGAAAGAGGAGGAAGTTGCTAGAGAATTTTTAAGAGAGTACCATCTTAACCATAAGATTTTGAGGGATTTTtctatgaagaaaaatgaagaagttgatgatgatgtatCAAGTTGTTCAAGTTCAGATCTTTTTGAGCTTGATCACTTGGATGTGATGGGAAATGATAGGTATTGTGAAGATTTACCTGTGTTTGAGACTACTCATGTTAGTACTAATCGTGCTATTCGCAtaatgtaattttaattttaattagtagaACCATATGATAATTAACTATACAGGTTATataatcattttattaatttcttcACTGTTGTTGTTCTTATTATTTTGTAAGTAtgaattctaattctaattaaaCTTGAGGTGATTTTGGTATCTTGTGCTAACTGCCAACAACATTATGAAACGGTTAAATTtttcataacttatttttttgataaataaattttcataaatgaTCACATTTATGAAACAGTAACAAGTACATGAAGAACTTCTGCAAAATTATAATAAGAGTATTTCTGTACAAAATTAGTCGCTATCTAACTAGTTTTGCCACAACCAAGCGTGTATGATCGTACGCCTGAGAGAGGATCACTTTTTCGAGTTCAGTATGCTCAATTTACTCCATTTAAGGGGTTTAGATGCGAGAcatatgacaaaaaaatatctaacggtttagattttaaataaaaaaataaatatttgtttaataaaaaacaaatcatgttctcttcttctctcataTCGCAACAACCTTTtactgttttttaatttaaaatctcaaccgttagtttttttttttgccacatgtttTGCATCCAAATTCTAAATAAAGTAAATAGAACTCAacctaaatggagcatacccgaACTCCACTTTTTAATGTACATATGGCCGTCTGAACCGAATATTTCCTTGTAACACTTTATCttgttacttctttttttttttcaagagttTTTCTATAATGTGTAAATTTGAACATGTTAACAATTTAAAATGGTAAGTTTGTTTTGGAACTTgtgattttatattaaatatactccctcccgttcttattataaaaaacttttgactttttaagtttattatgtaagtgatgtatctagtctatatttataacaagatacattaattacttaatgaatctaaaaagtaaaaagtttcttataataaggatcggagggagtacaactttttaataaataatttatcttttttcgatgaaaagttactatttttatttgcaTTAACATATACAATATTACACGTTAGACAAACCTTAATACGGTTAGATAATACTTTATCAGTAGTTTTTTTAGCTACCATTTTTGTTTATACTTCATTACAAAATGAGTATAGTAGaaattaatctttttaatatttcttaTTATATTGGAATTTGCATTTAGCTAAAGAGAAaagatatttgaacaatcattttttgacaacgtttgtgacaactttctctttcatacttatattttgtttttactttctctctctattgctttggtttttgtgtcaatattcatatttctttgtatatttaggTTGTCCCACaaattgtcaacaaaaatagttgttcaaataacacacgcCTTAGCTAAATGGCTTCACACGAGAGATATGATGTGTggtaaaatgtttgatttttagttgTCGATACGATATAACACTACTCATATACATCACAACTAAGGTGTTCATGAATGTatgtacacaatttttttttcctttttaaatagaaaattgtttgcatcttttttcaaaaggaagatatatgatttttttttatttaaaaattatatttttcattttaaagatatattaattttttttgtcaggagTCTAgcggttagaattcaccttataaaatgaataagtggggtgtctgaggttcgaaccccgacccctgcatatttCTATGGTATCATTTGTTTAATACTCACTCAATTAATTAACGAGTAAATATATTAGTGTACCATTTAAAAATTGCCTTGCTACCATGCACTCATAACAATTTAATACGCATGAGTTTCAccattagaatttttaaaaagaataaaaatgaaacaagttGCAAAACAATACTACttctatatttgattttttaatgtgttaaaaaagaaaacatttgtataagaaaataataagagggtatatttaaaatttgtttatgaatTAAAGTTATTTCTTAACTTTATAGTAGTAAATACAAAGTTAAACTACATGTAGTACATGTTACTTACTGACACATAGAATGTTTGGAGAGAGCAAACAAGAATACGTTACGATGAAAAGCACAGTAGCTAGgtgatttatttataaaagcAATCAAGTAGGGTACGTACTTGGGTTTCTAAAAAGAGAGGTGGGGATatgttaattctttttctcccGATCGTGATCAAACATTCACATTGATACTGTGACAGAATAGTTAGCTGAAGgaggaagaaaaacaaaagtaagAAAGACCATTAAATTAAAggagagaaaaataaagaaaagaggAAAACGAAAGATTCGTGATCGTAATCACAAGCAAAATGAGAGAAAGTGAAAGGTAGATCTTCGCCCATGGGAATGGAGAAGAGAAAGTGATCAATGCTACTGCTGCCAGCTAAAGCTGCTGCTTTCTCTCTTTCGATCCACTTCCTATTTAGTGAAAAATCTCTATCTCATACAATCCAACATATTTTAGTCTAATTGTAAAAATTTAAGCAACGTTTACACTTTAATTTTTATCTAGCACAATATactcaattttaattattaacttTTATGGAACGGTACCTTATTCATGATAATATGTTAGGTGACATTAATATGTGTTTTAATTAgacttaatagcagttttcgccCCCTAACTTTtacgaagttgcgattttggttttttaaaaaaaaaactataaaacggtcccctaagttttgcaactgcaGTAGTTTTGGCCTTCCAagccaatttttggtaaaaaaaaaaaaaaaaacacgtggcacctcacttagcgtgccacgtcagcgtagaccgagtcaaaattgggcTTGGGGTCAAAACTGCCACATATGCAAAACTTAAGGGGCGATTTTGTAGTTATTTttcttaaaggaccaaaatcgcaactttaaAAAAGTTAGGGGGATAAAACTACTATTAAATCTTTTAAGTAATCTCTAAGATATCTCCACTAAAGATGCTCTTACAGTTCCGTTTTTCGAAGAAACATGAGTAGTCAAGGTTTGACGGCCAATCAAAATGATTCATAAGATTTTCGTTATGTATGTTCTCGCTACATTAAACATTCAGGAGACTTTGTTATTAATTGTAGATATATAATTTATGTCATATATAGTAGATAAATTTGTTAGCTCATACATTTGATAAACTAAAAGAGAAAATAGCAGTGttatagaagaaaaaagaagtagAGGCGATAATAGATTACGCGACACTAGACTTTGTGAGACTTAAGTTGGTTTACGTTGAAGACTAACCTATTATCCGTATATTAAGTCCATTTTTAAGATTTGACTTGGTCTTTCTGAAATTCATACAAGGTCTATTTTATGGTAGTGTATGCTTCCATAAATACAATGATGCAGGAACTAGGGAGCGATATTGTGACTGCCTTGTTTTTTCCTATGGTTGCTTTGACCTTACTTTGTTGACTCTTTGGAGGACACTTTGTTTGGAAGGCTAATTTGGATGATCAATATTCAACCAAGAGTGGTTTATCACCGGCTTTTCTCACACAATATTTCTTACATCCAACTATACTTGGAGTTGGATTTGGAACTCATACGTCTAGGctgtgtttaattttttatatgacAATCCTACCATATATAGTTCTCTCCCTAGAGCCGTAGTGGATGTCTTAGCTACTTGCCCCTTTTTTGTGATAATGTGGAGGAATATATTTCTCATTTTATGTTTTGCGTGTGTTGTGGATGTTTGGAATGGTTATGGGTTCCAAGATGTTCGAATTACTTCCAACGGTGAGGCTATTAATTAATGATATCCGAGCCTAGTTGCTTCTTTGGTGAAGACCATGATATAATAGCTTCcgtgaagcacggatacggacattGGGCGCAACATAGACAATGACATTGTAGGTTAGTAtgttaaaattacaaaaaaaatcaacaaatttataattcaacACAAAGTATGAAAGTAATTTATATTTACGTAAATAAGTTATACAtcttattccttcaaaaaaatagtcATCTAGTCCATTTTTGTCCGTgtaaaaatttaatctaatttaGACATGAGAAAGCTAAATCATAGATGTCTTTATCAATCAGTCTGTCTGATTTATTCTCACCTCTTAAATGTTGAGGCATGGCCGCATGTTCAATTCCAGTTTAATTATAAGCAGGTCTGCATGCATCCCCTCATTTACATGTGGAAATGAATCTAGAAGCACTTGTTGTGGAGCAAGAACCCTTAACGACATACGTAGACACATATATAACTATAAATGCCattctttatttattatcaaatattaatagGCTACTTTTTCTAACACGAATTAATCGATATAGGCTATTAAAATTAGTAAGTTATCatttctaacaaaaattatatttcaaaattcttcataaacaaattatattgaaaTGAGAACCACCCCCCGATATatactaatattaatattatataggGTTCCTATTATTTTTCCTTGATAATTTAGTAGGgttcatttaatttttctggATAATTTGGTAGAGGTTTCGCTATTAGTTAGTAGATGGTAGATCTAATGATAGCCTACTCAAATAAAGCATATAATTAAGATCACTACGACATGAGCATGCATACGGTTTGGAATGGATGAAGTCCCACTTAAAAGAATCTTTCTTTAGTCAAAGTACTATTTATaccattttttaacatgacCATATATCATTTACTATAAGCTAGTATAACTTTGTTTAATTAGCTGATGGTGATTATCttattttgtgtttatttttttaagttgaaaataaGTGCCAAAAAAAGTTTGTGTGTTATTATAATGAATAGGAGGAAAACTAACTTTAAAAACTGAATCACCGGATTAAAATTTTGGGTTGGGAGAGTTCCTATCGTTTTCCTGGTTGGGGATTCCGTACAGTGGGTGAGTTGGAGAAGTAGCCAAGTAATGATGAGAGGAATAAATTTTCGCTGTCTCATCCAAAAGACTCGTAGACAATCTTTTtctcaagaaaagaaaaaagaaaaaattgatatacATACTCAAAGGAGTTTGCTAACTATgcatatatgatttatttatttttactaaaactatgcataaatatgatatatactaaagttttttttattcaatatatatactaaagcttttcataagctatattattatattatatactatataatGGTGATCTTATTAAATTAAACTTATTAATTATTGGTATATTACCGttatcataataaaaattgaaaataattactTATAAGTGACGTGGATGTAATATTAAGTAGaaaatacaattgaaaaaatcaactgaaattacattaaaaattaaaagtgctTACACTGTTTttaaacgttttttttttttttttgccaaataTAACTATTTTGGATTGGTCTAAAGGTccaattcatcaaaagcaagaCAAATTTAACCCGACAACTCGTCCAAGACTTCTTCGAAGGTCCACATCTACAAGTGTTTTTGGACTTGTAACATTCCCTTCTCCCATTTGTTGCCTTCAACggacaaatataaacaaaatatcgAAGATCTGACAAGAAATCATCTCAAAGATAATGCATTGCCATCTTTCGCGACTCATCTCTTCACTATAAATAGGTTAGCCAATACTTGTAAAAGGTACACAATTTCTATCTCAACACCTCTTTGCTCCCACCCACTCTCACATTAACTTGAGCATCATAACTTACATACATCATCGCACCTCCACGAGGACAAGGTGCAATCCATCTGGTCCAACAAGTTCGGCAAAGTTCATCAATCTATTTAAGATTAGAGGAATGCTAACAACACTCAGTTTTTAACACTCTCTTTAAGAcacactcttttattggataaaatcaaTATATGTCTCACTACTTTGTGtgggttcaattttcaaagtgtatatccataatgatttaaatcaataagAGAAAGAGTATTAGAGAAAATGTTCAAAAGAGAATGTCGTTAGCATTACTCTTAAGATTAATAGGAATTATTATGAAACAAATGGGGTATATCTCTAAAGCTCTGCCCTTATCTAAATTACGctgcacattttttttctttagagaatcatatgaatatataatttgCGGTGTATTTTGAAATGTAGGGGTGtggaaaaaatataaagttagcGAGAGTTTGTTCGAAAGGTGGTAATGAAGAGGTCCTAAAAAATTTGTCCTTCGAGTTTGGTTTACTCCATTTATGAGATATAGAATATAGACATAAGTGATAGTTTAGTGGGATAATAGATCTCACAAATGGATTTCATTAAGCTATCACTTGAAGCAAAGCAAACTCATGTCGATGATGTTTCATAATTTAATGCAAAAGACAAACATTGTTAGGAGGGTGAGGGATGGTCGTTCAACGCTGTTTTAGGTGGATCCGTGGCTGGATGATTGTCCTCTAGAAAGGTCTTATAGTAGGCTTTTTCATCTTGCGGACAATAAACTAGCTACGGTGTCGGAGATGTGTGAGTTAGGATGGGGTTTTGGAGGTGAGGCGTGGAAGTGGCGGAGGAGGTTATTTGCTTGGGAGGAGGGGCTTCTTATGGAGTGTGTGGAGCGTTTGTCTGTTTGTGTTTTGCAGGTTGGATCGATTGACAGGTGGGTGTGGAATCTCCATGTCTCGCAGTGTTACACAGTGAAATCTGCTTATGAATTCTTAACAGCGACCGATACCAATCTTAATGAAGGGTTCGATAACTTTTTGTGGCTTAAAGCGGTTCCGTTGAAGGTGAATAACTTTATTTGGCGTctctttttaaataggcttccTACTAAGGATAATCTGCTTAGGAAAGGAGTTATTGATGCTACTCAGCTTCCATGTGTGGCCCTGTGTGGGGAACCTGAAGACCATAATCATTTGTTCTGCCGATGTCCTGTTTATGGGCGGTTTTGGTCGTTGGTTACAAAGTGGTTGAGGTTCGAGGCGGCTTTTCATGGAGACATTCTTGTTCATGCTCATCAGTTTCGTGGTCTTGGAGGGTTTTCCAAAAACTCTAGGATTGCATTTACCACTATTTAGACTAGTTCTTTTTGTTATTTGGAAAGATCGCAACAACAGAATTTTCCACAACAAGTCTGATCAAATTAAGACTCTTGTTGAAAAGGTTAAACTCCAAACGTATTGGTGGTTGAGATCGTACTACATCCGTTTGATTTTGACTACTCTGTATGGAGGCAGAATCCTCTTAGTTGCCTTAAAACTATTGCGTAATTGTTAGCTTCATTTTCTTGCATTATAGTTGTTTGTGGCTTAACATTATTGTAAGAGTTTCTTGGCAGCTCCCTTAAACACTACTTATGCTTGAGGAGTTGTATGTTGTGTTAAtatattgagaaatgatatttgtacatccattttttaacaacttttgtgacaactttctctctcatactcatattatatttttactttctctctctattgctttgatttttgtaccaacacatacttttctttataaaaatatgattgtcaaccaaattgatgttcaaataacattgctataatatatttttcttagcttcttaaaaaaaaaaaatgcaaaagacAAACATATACTACTTGGTTGGCGATCCCGAGGTGAGTTTCTATATATAACTACACTGTTTTATAACCGCTTTCACTTTATCATCATCCTACTCAAAGTACGAATAAAGTACTTAAAGTGATTAGGGATGATCGTTATGACCTCTACACAAGAATCTCTTTCTCTGCCGCTTTCCTTctcttttaaaaatcaaaaccccAAAGCTCATAATAACGTCCACACGGCAAAATTTGTCCTAGATTCTAATgcaccattatttttttatttttttttctgatagTAGTCTTTACGAGTAATTTAAAACTCCCGTTCCCGTGctcataacattaaaaaaatccaaaggTATACTAGTTGGCCAGCAAGAATATCCGATTCCTTAATTTGAAGCGAGACATGTAACTTATCTCCATGCTAGTTAATTTATATCCTTGGTTCAAATTAACCGAATCGCTTCAAATGGATCTAGACCATGATTGGGGTCACTAGTAGGAAGTTAGATTGCGTCATGCGTGCAACCTCGACACCGATACATATAATtacaattaattatttgattttctcaaattattagtggTATCAgtggatatattttttagtttgaagtggaacatacataaaaaagaaaacaattcgatttaatagattaaaatcattattttttggtttagtttgcatctattgattttgacagaatTTTGTGCtgtataaaaacaaatttttatagtaaacaattttttttttttccttcaaaaaaaaaacagcaccCATTTTTTCCCATGATAACGTATGACTATTTGAATGTGAAAACGACCCATGGGCAATTTGCATTCCAATCAGCACGTTGATTTCTTCAATGTTCATCACAAAGTCCGTCTAAATTGTCGTGTGCTATTCCGGCATACATtataccacaaaaaaataaagtacaaAGGCTAAGGCACTGACTCCATTTATGTTGCAGCATGTCCTCCACGACTCAATAATATATTGCCTCCTCCTACGAGAAATTGAACATAACATTAATTTCGGAGGATACTGAAGAAACAAAAtcagaagaaagaagaaaaaaaaaaaatcatgaacacAAGAAACAGTCCTCAGATTCAGAAGAGCCTGTCTCGGCAGTCATCGAAGAATTCTAAGGCAAAGCAAGAGCCACTTAGTCCGTTTTCTGGTGGATGCTGCCGAGGCTTCACCAGCGTGAAGACTGTGGCATCCACCACATCAACCTTGCAACAACATCAGCTACAACAACGTTATGAGAGTTTGGAAGTGAAGgtatatattttactttgtatattaatattaatgtatgtcaaactaaaatttacgtttttttttttttgtgtgtgggtTGGGGGTGTATGGTTATGTCGTGGGATTCGATCAATCAAACTTTAATTTAGTTCCTCTAGGATTAATAAAACAATGACATCCTtgctttgaagaaaaaaattgcataacaATAAGCAAGATAGTCATGgagattgttttatttttaggaagCTCTTTGTAATTGTCAAAGTTAACCAtttaaacttttcaaaattgCAAACAACCAAATAGtgtgttttgattttgtttcaagttttcaaaatttcagtTATAGCAAAAGTTGGTAAAATATAGATTTTATCCAGACCATAATATAAAACTTTTCAAATGAACCAAACTGGTCACGAGTTCGATTTCTAAATGTTTTGGGTCCTTTAAAacaaggaaaattctatggtgaagtcatgagaatgatttttatggtgaagttaacactataatattaaaaatgtaatGAGTAACACCCCATTGTTTGTACAatggcatcaaaagttcagttctcatagtatcatcaactcatcagattaacaagactacacttagtctaattttatcctaccttgttatAAATGTAACAtaccacaaagtgtaacacttaagactatcacataatatcatcaactctgtttgcatgttaaagattccGACAATAAAATAGTAtctgtaagtccaagatgttgcaagtattactagatgaattattattgatcattaatcagtaagcaacaatttaaaaatgaatcaaacatta
It encodes:
- the LOC11432422 gene encoding protein BIG GRAIN 1-like B, translating into MYKFENTHIEKRFHNNFENHSFSSTLLDQIYRSIDEGDRKVSDMKFYTETTFQKQSKTNAKFNRVFEEQQPYLRGVCKEKEKITTQIDRKLHLDHEIHDQDVMFFSSTSSSSDSSGLLSSSSETESMYKAKSRGGSCFAPSRPKPVKTTVPPERRIIANDEDTLIKSKSRALKIYNNLKKVKQPISPGGKLTSFLNSLFINTKKTKTVSSYEDSNAERKGKPGQASTTCSSASSYSRSCLSKNSSKSRDKLHNGDKRTVRFYPVSVIVDEDNRACGHKYLNKGVTKKNEEVVDKSKKEEEVAREFLREYHLNHKILRDFSMKKNEEVDDDVSSCSSSDLFELDHLDVMGNDRYCEDLPVFETTHVSTNRAIRIM